A window from Aquabacterium sp. NJ1 encodes these proteins:
- a CDS encoding BLUF domain-containing protein, giving the protein MPALRTIVYVSSATHKLNEAEMEALLMDAREHNQRHGITGILLYGEGNFMQCIEGLPDGVELIYARICASRQHRDVIKLMDEPTVERCFPDWYMGVAPASHSAQLQLSSAQWQRLSHEAGTTAPPGMQLLQRFWQKLAR; this is encoded by the coding sequence ATGCCCGCATTGCGCACCATCGTTTACGTGAGTTCTGCCACCCACAAGCTGAACGAAGCGGAAATGGAGGCGCTGCTGATGGACGCCCGGGAGCACAACCAGCGCCACGGCATCACCGGCATCCTGTTGTATGGCGAGGGCAACTTCATGCAGTGCATCGAAGGCCTGCCCGATGGTGTCGAATTGATCTACGCGCGCATCTGCGCCAGCCGGCAACACCGCGACGTGATCAAGTTGATGGACGAGCCCACCGTTGAACGCTGCTTTCCTGACTGGTACATGGGCGTGGCGCCGGCGTCGCACTCGGCGCAGCTCCAGCTCTCGTCCGCACAGTGGCAGCGCCTGAGCCACGAGGCCGGCACGACAGCGCCGCCGGGCATGCAGTTGCTGCAACGCTTCTGGCAGAAACTGGCACGCTGA
- a CDS encoding DEAD/DEAH box helicase, with protein sequence MSFAALGLKASLVRIAADRGFETPTPIQEAAIPAILQGHDVLGLAQTGSGKTAAFALPVLHHLLNERQGPSRRLRVLVLVPTRELAMQVGEVMRDLAHDLPGGIKTVVAFGGVSINPQMMSLRGGADIVVATPGRLLDLIDHNALSLTSVGALVLDEADRLLDMGFADELSQILEMLPAQRQNLFFSATFPEDVQELAHTLLQDPVLIEVPDAPEHAPDITQRAIEVDADKRAQLLKTLIKQDQWSRVLVFAATKYGTELVAHKLHRAGIHSAAFHGDLSQGARKQVLDAFKAGELQVVVATDVAARGIHIADLPVVVNFDLPRAPADYIHRIGRTGRAGASGLAVSFVTPQAESHFRLIENRQGQRVPREQIPGFEPTDTAPVDEQGEPTGPKGLDPNGGIKGKRKSKKDKLREAAARDAAHDAANRGGRP encoded by the coding sequence ATGTCATTTGCTGCATTGGGCCTGAAGGCCAGCCTCGTTCGCATCGCCGCTGATCGGGGTTTCGAAACGCCCACACCCATCCAGGAGGCGGCCATCCCCGCCATCCTGCAAGGGCACGATGTATTGGGCCTCGCACAGACCGGCTCGGGCAAGACCGCGGCCTTTGCCCTGCCGGTGCTGCACCACCTGCTCAACGAGCGTCAAGGCCCGAGCCGCCGCCTGCGTGTGCTGGTGCTCGTGCCCACGCGCGAGCTGGCCATGCAGGTGGGCGAGGTGATGCGTGACCTGGCCCACGACCTGCCTGGTGGCATCAAGACCGTCGTTGCTTTTGGGGGCGTGTCCATCAACCCGCAGATGATGAGCTTGCGGGGCGGTGCCGACATCGTCGTGGCCACGCCTGGCCGCTTGCTCGACCTCATCGACCACAACGCGCTGAGTCTGACCAGCGTGGGCGCACTCGTGCTGGACGAAGCCGATCGCCTGCTCGACATGGGCTTTGCCGACGAGCTCTCGCAGATCCTGGAGATGCTGCCCGCGCAGCGCCAGAACCTGTTCTTCTCGGCCACCTTCCCCGAGGATGTGCAGGAGCTGGCGCACACCCTGCTGCAAGACCCCGTGCTCATCGAGGTGCCCGATGCGCCCGAGCACGCCCCCGACATCACGCAGCGCGCCATCGAGGTCGATGCCGACAAGCGGGCGCAATTGCTCAAGACCTTGATCAAGCAGGATCAATGGTCACGCGTGCTGGTGTTTGCCGCCACCAAATACGGCACCGAACTGGTGGCGCACAAGCTGCACCGCGCCGGCATTCACTCGGCGGCTTTTCATGGTGACCTCAGCCAGGGCGCACGCAAGCAGGTGCTCGATGCCTTCAAGGCCGGCGAGCTGCAGGTGGTGGTGGCCACCGATGTGGCTGCGCGCGGCATCCACATTGCCGACCTGCCCGTGGTGGTCAACTTCGACCTGCCCCGCGCCCCGGCCGACTACATCCACCGCATCGGCCGCACGGGCCGGGCGGGGGCCAGCGGCCTGGCAGTGAGCTTTGTCACACCACAGGCTGAAAGCCATTTCCGCCTGATCGAAAACCGCCAGGGCCAGCGTGTGCCGCGCGAGCAGATCCCCGGTTTCGAGCCCACCGACACGGCACCCGTGGACGAGCAGGGCGAGCCCACCGGCCCCAAGGGCCTGGACCCCAATGGGGGCATCAAGGGCAAGCGCAAGAGCAAGAAGGACAAGCTGCGCGAAGCCGCAGCCCGTGACGCAGCCCATGACGCGGCGAACAGGGGCGGCCGCCCCTAA
- a CDS encoding sensor domain-containing diguanylate cyclase, which produces MSNSEKSCPIPMPINEEQRLQSVRAYEILDTPPEVEFDALTRIAAHTFNTPMAVVALMDTDRLWFKSRIGLDVPQLDRQIAFCSHTIVHPEAVLVMPDLKQDPRFEEHVLVRNAPKLRFYAGAPIVDARGLVLGTMAVLDTQPRPFSVEQQLALQDLATLVMTALDSRKRALQLAHMAMTDHLTGLSNRVQFDRALEAEMAHAMRNGEPFTVLCMDLDGFKEVNDGFGHAAGDEVLCEVSRRLAQQVRVGDVLARFGGDEFGIVMRHGAKDSAQVLAKRIVRAVSAPITLSTGDEIGVGISVGMAAYSDEVESVRKLLAQADQALYQAKKQNEKRWKMFVGIR; this is translated from the coding sequence ATGTCAAACAGCGAAAAATCCTGCCCCATACCCATGCCGATCAACGAGGAACAGCGCCTGCAGTCCGTGCGCGCTTACGAGATCCTCGACACCCCGCCCGAGGTGGAGTTCGATGCGCTGACCCGCATCGCTGCCCACACCTTCAACACGCCCATGGCCGTGGTGGCCTTGATGGACACGGATCGGCTCTGGTTCAAGTCCCGCATCGGGCTGGATGTGCCGCAACTGGATCGCCAGATCGCTTTTTGTTCACACACCATCGTGCACCCCGAGGCGGTGCTGGTGATGCCCGACTTGAAGCAGGACCCGCGCTTTGAAGAACACGTGCTGGTGCGCAATGCGCCCAAGCTGCGTTTTTATGCGGGCGCGCCCATCGTGGACGCGCGTGGCCTGGTGCTGGGCACCATGGCGGTGCTGGACACGCAGCCCCGACCGTTCAGCGTGGAGCAGCAACTGGCTTTGCAGGACCTGGCCACGCTGGTCATGACCGCGCTGGACAGCCGCAAGCGCGCGCTGCAGCTGGCGCACATGGCGATGACGGATCACTTGACGGGCTTGAGCAACCGCGTCCAATTCGACCGGGCGCTGGAAGCCGAGATGGCACACGCGATGCGCAATGGCGAGCCGTTCACGGTGCTGTGCATGGACCTCGATGGCTTCAAGGAAGTCAACGATGGCTTCGGGCACGCGGCGGGCGACGAGGTGCTCTGCGAGGTGTCGCGGCGCCTGGCGCAGCAGGTGCGTGTGGGGGATGTGCTGGCGCGTTTTGGTGGCGATGAGTTCGGCATCGTGATGCGCCATGGCGCGAAGGATTCGGCTCAGGTGCTGGCCAAGCGCATCGTGCGGGCGGTGTCGGCGCCGATCACGCTGTCCACGGGTGATGAGATTGGCGTGGGCATTTCGGTGGGCATGGCGGCTTACTCCGATGAGGTGGAGTCGGTGCGCAAGTTGCTGGCGCAGGCGGATCAGGCGCTGTATCAGGCCAAGAAGCAGAACGAGAAGCGCTGGAAGATGTTTGTGGGGATTCGCTGA
- a CDS encoding bifunctional diguanylate cyclase/phosphodiesterase: MASVSNTSQASVKGEVQPSGAWLTPARVVLAAVLLLCALQLFFRVSDARAHGEIEGAAALALIEQQPATAVPPSGPLPIGLQASLATVFTPRNGVLSLALCQGPQCRMAYSRAGAAPCESGLAWPALCVAVPSRVNIGDTLKVGYDLQPYLWSALLDLGVTLVLGAGVLLAWRGKQAAPQAAGSSSGSGNGKPGSPAAPLAAGAERDPLTGLLNRVAFEAAVKRHNETGAATASGEADGCLMYFDLDRFKAINDTHGHIAGDLVLKAVAGRLRYTLGNGALIGRLGGDEFAALLTDASTQATIQQMGRVLIEQVSKPIQMGGLTDSVGLSIGAFMLKRGELAVGDILHRADLAMYEAKRGGRGRMMFFEEAMDAASRSRAQIQIDLSKAIENREMFMVYQPQVDAFDSIRGVESLVRWRHPKRGLVSPDEFISIAEQTGLIVPLGKMIIDLVCADLVALRAQRLALPYVSVNLSLRQLADPAFVDEVQEALKRHGLSPTDLEFEITESTAMVGQAAKETATLKRLSEMGFRLAIDDFGTGYSSLGRLLDLKVDKLKIDRVFVAAITKPNFDPALLELMISLAKRMGIKSVAEGVENVDQVVWLRQAGCQMMQGDLYSRPMNHSQLISWLRLQEGDNDFDEGVWSPTMTMEESGV; this comes from the coding sequence ATGGCATCCGTTTCCAACACCTCTCAGGCATCCGTCAAGGGCGAGGTACAACCCAGCGGGGCATGGCTGACGCCGGCCCGCGTTGTACTGGCGGCTGTGCTTTTGTTGTGCGCGCTGCAACTCTTCTTTCGTGTGAGCGATGCCCGCGCTCATGGCGAGATCGAAGGTGCAGCCGCCCTGGCGCTGATCGAGCAGCAGCCCGCAACGGCGGTGCCACCTTCTGGCCCGCTGCCCATTGGCCTGCAGGCTTCGCTGGCCACGGTTTTCACGCCCCGCAATGGCGTGTTGTCACTGGCGCTGTGCCAGGGCCCGCAGTGCCGCATGGCCTACTCGCGTGCTGGCGCCGCGCCTTGTGAGTCCGGGCTGGCCTGGCCGGCCTTGTGCGTGGCCGTGCCCTCGCGCGTGAACATTGGCGACACCCTGAAGGTCGGGTATGACCTGCAACCCTATTTGTGGTCGGCCCTGCTGGACCTGGGCGTGACCCTGGTGCTGGGCGCCGGTGTGCTGCTGGCGTGGCGCGGCAAACAGGCTGCACCCCAGGCCGCAGGGAGTAGCAGTGGAAGTGGCAACGGCAAACCCGGCTCGCCGGCCGCCCCGCTGGCTGCGGGCGCAGAGCGCGACCCGCTCACCGGCTTGCTCAACCGCGTGGCTTTCGAAGCTGCGGTCAAGCGCCACAACGAAACAGGTGCGGCCACGGCGTCCGGCGAGGCTGATGGCTGCCTGATGTACTTTGACCTGGACCGCTTCAAGGCCATCAACGACACGCATGGCCACATCGCCGGGGACCTGGTGCTCAAGGCCGTGGCCGGTCGGCTGCGCTACACCCTGGGCAATGGCGCCTTGATCGGCCGCCTGGGTGGTGACGAGTTTGCCGCGTTGCTGACCGATGCATCGACCCAGGCCACCATCCAGCAGATGGGGCGCGTGCTGATCGAGCAGGTGTCCAAGCCCATTCAAATGGGCGGCCTGACCGACTCGGTCGGTTTGAGCATTGGCGCCTTCATGCTCAAGCGTGGCGAGCTGGCCGTGGGCGACATCCTGCACCGTGCCGACCTGGCCATGTACGAAGCCAAGCGTGGCGGGCGTGGCCGCATGATGTTCTTCGAGGAGGCCATGGACGCGGCCTCGCGCAGCCGGGCCCAGATTCAGATCGACCTGAGCAAGGCGATCGAGAACCGCGAGATGTTCATGGTCTACCAGCCTCAGGTGGATGCGTTTGACAGCATCCGCGGAGTGGAGTCGCTGGTGCGCTGGCGCCACCCCAAGCGCGGGTTGGTGTCACCGGACGAGTTCATCTCGATTGCCGAGCAGACCGGCCTGATCGTGCCCTTGGGCAAGATGATCATCGACCTGGTGTGCGCCGACCTGGTGGCCTTGCGCGCACAGCGCCTGGCGCTGCCTTATGTGAGCGTGAACCTGTCGCTGCGCCAACTGGCCGACCCGGCCTTCGTGGACGAAGTGCAGGAGGCGCTCAAGCGCCACGGCCTGAGCCCGACGGACCTGGAGTTCGAGATCACGGAGAGCACGGCGATGGTGGGGCAGGCGGCCAAGGAAACGGCCACGCTCAAGCGTCTGTCCGAGATGGGCTTCCGTCTGGCCATTGACGACTTTGGCACAGGCTATTCATCGCTGGGGCGCCTGCTGGACCTGAAGGTGGACAAGCTCAAGATCGACCGTGTGTTCGTGGCAGCCATCACCAAGCCCAACTTCGACCCGGCCTTGCTGGAGCTGATGATTTCGCTGGCCAAGCGCATGGGGATCAAGAGCGTGGCCGAAGGTGTGGAGAACGTGGACCAGGTGGTCTGGCTGCGTCAGGCGGGTTGCCAGATGATGCAGGGTGATCTGTACTCTCGGCCCATGAACCACTCGCAGTTGATCAGCTGGCTGAGGCTGCAGGAAGGTGACAACGACTTCGATGAGGGCGTGTGGTCGCCGACGATGACGATGGAAGAGAGTGGGGTTTGA
- a CDS encoding methyl-accepting chemotaxis protein, with protein sequence MKTTFLRQFSVRGKLTMAFCVVLVLMGALALNAALGGAHVHEKTRTLIDIRLAGVRDSLLMAEAATRMRTRDYRVSITMPDELPAAVARLQKSKDEFEKYRKSYADSIADDKERALYEQAMRDWADYVKVSDEGVAIAQTGSMGKTQAWVSTQGLQSFDRVAASLKALASYNDKMAQADGADVGALYRRGMLTSGLLLAGAMGLAGLLCWTITRAIVQPLQQAVDVASQVAAGNLTVQIQSEGQDEVARLQHALGEMVAQLRQVVSEVRTGVESVSTASSQIAMGNADLSQRTEEQASNLQQTAASMEQLTSIVAQNASAASQANDLVARTAAVARQGGKAVGDVVLTMNDISNSSRQIYDIIGVIDSIAFQTNILALNAAVEAARAGEQGRGFAVVAGEVRTLAQRSGQAAKEIKQLIGCSVDKVEQGAGLVTQAGKTMDDIVAEVKRVEELMAQISLASQEQSTGISQVGQAVAQLDQVTQQNAALVEEAAAAADSMKHQAARLAQAVSVFQVDALV encoded by the coding sequence ATGAAGACGACGTTTCTCAGGCAGTTTTCCGTGCGTGGCAAGCTGACGATGGCTTTTTGCGTGGTGCTGGTGCTGATGGGGGCGCTGGCGCTCAACGCGGCCCTTGGCGGCGCCCATGTCCACGAGAAGACACGTACCCTGATCGACATCCGTCTGGCCGGCGTGCGCGACAGCCTGTTGATGGCCGAGGCCGCCACCCGCATGCGCACCCGCGATTACCGCGTGTCCATCACCATGCCCGACGAATTGCCCGCCGCCGTCGCCAGGCTGCAAAAGAGCAAGGACGAGTTCGAGAAGTACCGCAAGAGTTACGCGGATTCGATCGCCGACGACAAGGAACGCGCCCTGTACGAGCAGGCCATGCGGGACTGGGCCGACTACGTGAAGGTGTCTGACGAAGGGGTGGCCATCGCGCAGACGGGCAGCATGGGCAAGACCCAGGCCTGGGTCAGCACGCAAGGCCTCCAGTCCTTTGACCGCGTGGCGGCCTCGCTCAAGGCCCTGGCCAGCTACAACGACAAAATGGCCCAGGCCGATGGGGCGGATGTGGGCGCGCTGTATCGCCGTGGCATGTTGACATCTGGCTTGCTGCTGGCCGGGGCCATGGGCCTGGCTGGACTGCTGTGCTGGACGATCACGCGTGCCATCGTGCAGCCACTGCAGCAGGCGGTGGATGTGGCCAGCCAGGTCGCGGCAGGCAACCTGACGGTGCAGATCCAGTCAGAGGGCCAGGACGAGGTGGCGCGCCTGCAGCATGCCCTGGGTGAAATGGTGGCGCAGCTGCGTCAGGTGGTCAGCGAAGTGCGCACCGGGGTGGAGTCGGTCAGCACCGCGTCGTCGCAGATCGCCATGGGCAACGCCGACCTCAGCCAGCGCACGGAAGAGCAGGCCTCCAATCTGCAGCAGACGGCCGCATCCATGGAGCAATTGACCTCCATCGTGGCGCAGAACGCGTCGGCCGCATCCCAGGCCAATGACCTGGTGGCGCGCACGGCGGCGGTGGCGCGCCAGGGCGGCAAGGCCGTGGGCGACGTGGTGCTCACCATGAACGACATCTCCAACAGCTCGCGTCAGATCTACGACATCATCGGCGTGATCGACAGCATCGCCTTTCAGACCAATATCCTGGCCTTGAACGCGGCCGTGGAGGCGGCCCGTGCCGGCGAGCAAGGGCGGGGTTTTGCCGTGGTGGCCGGCGAGGTGCGCACCCTGGCACAACGCAGTGGCCAGGCCGCCAAGGAGATCAAGCAGCTGATCGGCTGCAGCGTGGACAAGGTCGAACAAGGTGCCGGCCTGGTCACGCAGGCGGGCAAGACCATGGATGACATCGTCGCCGAGGTCAAGCGTGTGGAGGAACTGATGGCACAGATCAGCCTGGCCAGCCAGGAGCAGTCCACCGGCATTTCGCAGGTGGGGCAGGCGGTGGCACAGCTCGACCAGGTCACGCAGCAAAATGCCGCGCTGGTCGAGGAAGCGGCGGCAGCGGCCGACAGCATGAAGCACCAGGCGGCGCGGCTGGCGCAGGCGGTCAGCGTGTTCCAGGTGGACGCCTTGGTGTGA
- a CDS encoding TetR/AcrR family transcriptional regulator yields MATQRINQRTRTATPSRVRRGNVADQQALRQAALDAAMKLFQTQGLTGVTMRAVATEVGVSAMALYRYFPNKAGLLRGLWEFAITELHGVINAAINQPGLTARQRLRAGVDAFLGYYEARPDYYRLIFMTEQTYVESVESKWSEAPIYQEVMQTSQALTRDVAQEIGGDPSRARLASDLRFALSTGYLHARLINIRYPWESLDALRAQAVEQIATAAENCLLAKS; encoded by the coding sequence ATGGCCACCCAACGCATAAATCAGCGCACGCGCACCGCCACCCCCAGCAGGGTCCGGCGCGGCAATGTGGCAGACCAACAAGCCTTGCGACAGGCTGCGCTGGATGCGGCGATGAAGCTGTTCCAGACCCAGGGCCTGACGGGTGTCACCATGCGGGCCGTGGCCACGGAGGTGGGCGTGTCGGCCATGGCGCTGTACCGCTACTTCCCCAACAAGGCCGGGCTGCTGCGTGGGCTGTGGGAGTTCGCCATCACCGAGTTGCATGGCGTCATCAACGCCGCCATCAACCAACCGGGCCTCACGGCGCGGCAACGCCTGCGTGCAGGTGTGGACGCTTTCCTGGGCTACTACGAAGCCCGGCCTGATTACTACCGCCTGATCTTCATGACCGAGCAGACCTATGTCGAATCGGTCGAATCAAAGTGGAGCGAGGCCCCAATCTACCAGGAGGTCATGCAGACCTCGCAAGCCCTGACCCGGGACGTGGCCCAGGAAATCGGCGGCGACCCGAGCCGTGCGCGCCTGGCCAGCGACCTGCGTTTCGCCTTGAGCACAGGCTACCTGCATGCGCGCCTGATCAACATCCGCTACCCGTGGGAAAGTCTGGATGCGCTGCGCGCGCAGGCCGTCGAGCAGATCGCCACGGCGGCGGAGAACTGTCTGCTGGCGAAGAGCTGA
- a CDS encoding MerR family DNA-binding transcriptional regulator produces MSQVKAKPQEEMLDEYGDDTGPVPSWAFEADEDEHAADSLMGIAEVCERYGVSPRALRFYETKGLLAPRRINGTRVYSKIDRARLKRILRAKSLGSPLSEIKHYLDMYGQHGEGRIQQLTYVVEKTDKAIAELEAKRAQIDASLAELRMINARSRKTLEDKRKGN; encoded by the coding sequence GTGTCCCAAGTGAAAGCCAAACCCCAAGAAGAAATGCTGGACGAGTACGGTGACGACACCGGGCCGGTGCCCAGCTGGGCGTTCGAGGCGGACGAAGACGAGCATGCCGCTGATTCGCTGATGGGCATCGCCGAGGTCTGCGAGCGTTATGGCGTGTCGCCGCGCGCGCTGCGTTTCTACGAGACCAAGGGCCTGCTGGCGCCGCGCCGCATCAACGGCACGCGGGTCTACAGCAAGATCGACCGGGCGCGCCTCAAGCGCATCCTGCGCGCCAAGTCACTGGGCTCGCCGCTGTCCGAGATCAAGCATTACCTGGACATGTACGGCCAGCACGGCGAAGGCCGCATCCAGCAGCTGACATATGTGGTCGAGAAGACCGACAAGGCCATTGCCGAGCTGGAGGCCAAGCGCGCGCAGATCGACGCCTCGCTGGCCGAGTTGCGCATGATCAATGCGCGCAGCCGCAAGACGCTGGAAGACAAGCGCAAGGGCAATTAA
- a CDS encoding acyl-CoA carboxylase subunit beta has product MPALRTALNTKSESYRAAVARMTERLDQVRALEKQVRDGSADKRDKFEKRGQLLPRERVARLLDRDSPFLELSTLAGLGMHDDDGKKSVLGGGTIIGIGLVAGKRCLVTASDSALKGGTISPMGLKKGLRAQEIARDNKLPLICLVESGGANLMYQAEIFVDGGKSFANQARLSAMGIPQIAVVHGSSTAGGAYLPGLSDYVILVKGRSSIYLAGPPLVKAAIGEDATDEDLGGAEMHASVTGLGEYLSDNDAHAIAMCRDLLDKLQWDTVEVEGRKPVIAPLFNEEELLGCVPADDREPFDSREVIARIVDGSDFLEFKANYGSETLCGHARINGHLVGILGNNGPIQPQGSTKAAQFIQLCDQSGTPLVFLQNTTGYMVGSAAEHGGAIKHGSKMIQAVANARVPKFTITLNGSFGAGNYGMCGRGFDPRFIFSWPSARTAVMGGAQAAKVMEIVTRGKMERAGMPVNDAMLEGMSAEIRKRLDAESNVLFGTARLWDDGVIDPRDTRRVLALCLDMALEADKRQLRGNTFGVARL; this is encoded by the coding sequence ATGCCCGCTCTGCGCACTGCCCTCAACACCAAATCCGAGTCTTACCGCGCCGCCGTGGCGCGCATGACCGAGCGCCTGGACCAGGTACGCGCCCTCGAAAAACAGGTGCGCGACGGCTCCGCCGACAAGCGCGACAAATTCGAAAAACGCGGCCAGTTGCTGCCGCGTGAACGCGTGGCCCGCCTGCTCGACCGCGACTCGCCCTTCCTCGAGCTCAGCACCCTCGCCGGCTTGGGCATGCACGACGACGACGGCAAGAAGAGCGTGCTGGGCGGCGGCACCATCATCGGCATTGGCCTGGTGGCTGGCAAGCGCTGCCTGGTCACCGCCAGCGACAGCGCGCTCAAGGGCGGCACCATCTCGCCCATGGGCCTCAAGAAGGGCCTGCGCGCCCAAGAGATCGCCCGCGACAACAAGCTGCCCCTGATCTGCCTGGTGGAATCGGGCGGCGCCAACCTGATGTACCAGGCCGAGATCTTCGTGGACGGCGGCAAGAGCTTCGCCAACCAGGCGCGCCTCTCGGCCATGGGCATCCCGCAGATCGCCGTGGTGCATGGTTCGTCCACCGCGGGTGGCGCCTACCTGCCCGGCCTGTCCGACTACGTGATCCTGGTGAAGGGCCGCTCCAGCATCTACCTGGCTGGCCCCCCGCTCGTGAAGGCCGCCATCGGCGAAGACGCCACCGACGAGGACCTGGGTGGCGCCGAGATGCACGCCAGCGTGACCGGCCTGGGCGAGTACCTGTCGGACAACGACGCACACGCCATCGCCATGTGCCGCGACCTGCTGGACAAGCTGCAATGGGACACGGTCGAGGTTGAGGGCCGCAAGCCCGTCATCGCCCCGCTGTTCAACGAAGAAGAACTGCTGGGCTGCGTGCCGGCCGATGACCGCGAGCCCTTTGACAGCCGCGAGGTCATCGCCCGCATCGTCGACGGCTCGGACTTCCTCGAATTCAAGGCCAACTACGGCAGCGAGACCCTGTGCGGCCACGCCCGCATCAACGGCCACCTGGTCGGCATCCTGGGCAACAACGGCCCCATCCAGCCGCAAGGCTCGACCAAGGCCGCGCAGTTCATCCAGCTGTGTGATCAATCGGGCACGCCGCTGGTCTTCCTGCAGAACACGACCGGCTACATGGTGGGCTCGGCCGCTGAACACGGCGGCGCCATCAAGCATGGCTCCAAGATGATCCAGGCCGTGGCCAACGCCCGTGTGCCCAAGTTCACCATCACGCTCAATGGCTCATTCGGCGCCGGCAACTACGGCATGTGCGGCCGCGGTTTCGACCCGCGCTTCATCTTCAGCTGGCCTTCTGCCCGCACCGCCGTGATGGGTGGCGCGCAAGCCGCCAAGGTGATGGAGATCGTCACGCGCGGCAAGATGGAACGCGCCGGCATGCCGGTGAACGACGCCATGCTCGAAGGCATGTCCGCCGAGATCCGCAAGCGCCTGGATGCCGAATCCAACGTGCTGTTCGGCACCGCCCGCCTGTGGGACGACGGTGTCATCGACCCGCGCGACACCCGCCGTGTGCTGGCCCTGTGCCTGGACATGGCCCTCGAAGCCGACAAGCGCCAGCTGCGCGGCAACACCTTTGGCGTGGCGCGCCTGTAA
- a CDS encoding acyl-CoA dehydrogenase family protein, translating into MQFTAEHKQIAETVKRFCEAEINPYVKEWEAAETFPAHEVFKKMGNLGLLGVKYDTEYGGLGLDFSYSMVVAEELGAIPCGGVPMAIGVQTDMCTPALHRFGSHELKKEYLAPAIAGDMVGCIGVSETGGGSDVAALKTSARVEGDDYVINGSKMWITNATQADWCCLLANTSDGPVHSNKSMIIVPMDAKGITTQKIKKIGMNSSDTAQIFFDNVRVPRRNLVGTEGAGFMMQMIQFQEERLYGAANSLKMLDKLIDLTIEYCKERHTFGQPLINNQVIHFRLAELRTEVELLRSLVYRAVDGYVQGQDVTRMASMAKLKCGRLIREVADSCLQYWGGMGFTYDNPISQAYRDGRLVSIGGGADEIMLGIICKFEGTLPKKVRK; encoded by the coding sequence ATGCAATTCACCGCTGAACACAAGCAGATCGCCGAAACCGTCAAGCGCTTTTGCGAAGCCGAGATCAACCCCTACGTGAAGGAATGGGAAGCCGCCGAGACCTTCCCCGCCCATGAAGTCTTCAAGAAGATGGGCAACCTGGGCCTGCTGGGCGTGAAGTACGACACCGAGTACGGTGGCCTGGGCCTGGACTTCTCCTACTCGATGGTGGTGGCCGAAGAGCTGGGCGCCATCCCCTGCGGCGGCGTGCCCATGGCCATTGGCGTGCAGACCGACATGTGCACCCCCGCCCTGCACCGCTTCGGCTCGCACGAGCTGAAGAAGGAATACCTGGCCCCGGCCATCGCCGGCGACATGGTCGGTTGCATCGGCGTGTCGGAAACCGGTGGCGGCTCCGACGTGGCCGCGCTCAAGACCTCGGCCCGCGTGGAAGGCGATGACTACGTCATCAACGGCTCCAAGATGTGGATCACCAATGCCACGCAAGCGGACTGGTGCTGCCTGCTGGCCAACACGTCCGACGGCCCGGTGCACAGCAACAAGTCCATGATCATCGTGCCGATGGATGCCAAGGGCATCACCACGCAGAAGATCAAGAAGATCGGCATGAACTCGTCGGACACGGCGCAGATCTTCTTCGACAACGTGCGCGTGCCCCGTCGCAACCTGGTCGGCACCGAAGGCGCCGGCTTCATGATGCAGATGATCCAGTTCCAGGAAGAGCGCCTGTACGGTGCGGCCAACTCCCTGAAGATGCTCGACAAGCTGATCGACCTGACCATCGAGTACTGCAAGGAACGCCACACCTTCGGCCAGCCCCTGATCAACAACCAGGTCATCCACTTCCGCCTGGCCGAGCTGCGCACCGAAGTCGAGCTGCTGCGCTCGCTGGTCTACCGTGCCGTCGACGGGTATGTGCAAGGCCAGGACGTGACCCGCATGGCCTCGATGGCCAAGCTCAAGTGCGGCCGTCTGATCCGCGAAGTGGCCGACAGCTGCCTGCAGTACTGGGGCGGCATGGGCTTCACGTATGACAACCCCATCTCGCAGGCTTACCGCGATGGCCGCCTGGTCTCCATCGGTGGCGGCGCCGACGAAATCATGCTGGGCATCATCTGCAAGTTCGAGGGCACGCTGCCCAAGAAGGTCCGCAAGTAA